CACGTCGGGCTGGTCGAACGGGTCGATCCCCATGAGCCGACCGAGCGCCGAGGTGGCGACCTCCCACAGCAGCATCTGGGCGCCCAGGGGAGCGGAGACGAGCACACCCGCCTCGGGGGCCGGTTCGATCGCGCCGCGAGCGTCGCCGTCGGCGACGCTCACCACCACAGCCTGGGCCGGCGTCTCGCGCAACTCGGGGGCCGACTCGTGCAGCGCGATCGGCAGCACGCCGTGCCCGTCCTTGCCCGTGGATTCGGCGATGAGCTGCTCGATCCAGCTGCCGAGACCCCATCGAGCGCTGCGCGTCTCGCGCACCGCGAGCACGAACCGCCGGGGAAGCCCGCCCGCGAGCGCGGCCGCCAGACGCAGCGCCGGATTGTCGGCGGTGTCGCGCGCGAGCAGCCCGCGCACCTCCGCGGCCTCCGCCACGAGACGGCGGATATCAACGCCTGCCAGCCCCGAGGGCACCAGCCCGAAAGCTGTGAGAGCCGAGAATCGACCGCCCACGTTCGGGTCGGCGTTGAACACCCGACGCCCCGCCGCACGCGACTCCTCGTCGAGCGGGGACCCCGGATCCGTGACGATCACCACGCGGCTCGCGGGATCGATGCCGGCCGCCCGGAACGCCTGCTCGAAGGTCGCGAGATGGCTGCGGGTCTCGATCGTGCTGCCCGACTTCGAACTCACCACCACTGCGGTGCGGGCCAGATCCCCGGAGAGGACGCGAGCCACGGCCGCGGGATGGGTGGAGTCGATCATGGTGAGCTCGACGCCCGCCCAGCGGGCGAGCACCGCCGGCGCGAGGCTCGATCCACCCATGCCGCACAGCACGAAGCGATCGACGCCGGCGCTCGCGAACTCGGCCCGCAGCGACTCGATCCGGGGGATCAACTCGGCCGCCGCCGGCTCGAAGTCGGTCCACCCCAGCCGGATCGCGGCCTCGGCCTCCGCCTCCGCACCCCACAGGGTCGCGTCGTGTGCGAAGATGCGGCTCGCCACACGACCCCGCACGAGCTCCTCGACGAGTTCAGCGGTGCGCCCGCCGTTCACGCGCTCGATGTCATCGCCGAAGGCGATCCCGATCCCAGCCATGATTGCTCTCCCCTCGGTGGCCTGCTCCGTGCTCGTCCCGCTCAGTCGGCCAGCGCACGCTCCACGGTGCCGCAGAGCTCCGCCCACGAGGCGTCGAACTTCTGCAGCCCCTCGAGCTCGAGCTTCTCGGTGACCTCGCCGTAATCGATGCCCAACGCGTCGATCGCGTTGAGCAGCTGATTCGATTCCAGGTACTCGGAGGTGACGGTCTCGCCCCGCACCTCGCCGTGATCCGCGAACGCGTTCAGCGTCGCCTCGGGCATCGTGTTGACCGTCTGCGGCGCGACGAGCTCCTCGACGTACAGGGTGTCGCGCAGCGACGGATCCTTCACCCCCGTGGAGGCCCAGAGCGGGCGCTGCGCATTGGCGCCGAGATCGAGCAGCAGGCGGGCCCGCTCGGTATCGAACGCCTGCTCGAAGACCTCGTAGGCGAGGCGGGCGTTCGCGACGCCGGCCTGACCCTTGAGCGCGAGCGCCTCGGCGGTGCCGACCGCGGTCAGCCGCGCATCGATCTCGCTGTCGACGCGCGACACAAAGAACGACGCGACCGAGTGAATGCCCGACAGATCGTGCCCGGCCGCGCGAGCCCGCTCGAGGCCGGTGAGATACGCGTTGATCACCTGACGGTAGCGCTCGAGGCTGAAGATGAGCGTCACATTGACGCTGATGCCCGCAGCGATCGTCTCGGTGATGGCTTCGAGGCCCTCGACCGTGGCCGGGATCTTGATCATCGCGTTGGGGCGGTCCACCTTCGCCCACAGCTCGCGCGCCTGCGCCACCGTGCCCGCGGTGTCACGGGCGAGACCCGGCTCCACCTCGATCGACACGCGGCCGTCGCGGCCGCCGGACTCGGCGTACACCTCGGCGAAGACGTCGCACGCATCGGCGACATCGGCCGTCGTCAACTCGACGATGGTCGAGGCCACGTCGAGGCCGGGCCCGGCGCACGCCGAGATCCGCTCGCCGTAGCCGACGCCGCTGCCGATCGCACCGGCGAAGATCGTCGGGTTCGTGGTCACTCCGACCACGTCGTGGCTCGCGATCAGCGCGCGCAGCTCACCGCTGTCGAGACGCGACCGCGACAGGTCGTCGAGCCAGATGCTGACACCCGCGCGGCTGAGAGCCCGAGTCGACTCGCTCATCGTGCCACCTCCGCCAGGCTCCGCTCGCCGGCGCCCAGGCTGCGCGCCACGTGCGCGATGCTCTCGCGTGCCGCATCGACCACGGCCTCGGTCGTGATCCCGAACTCCCTGAACAGCGTCTCGTAGTCGGCCGAGGCTCCGAAGTGCTCGATCGACACCGAACGGCCCCGATCGCCCACGTAGCGCTCCCAGCCGAGCGCCAGGCCCGCCTCGACGCTCACGCGCGCCGGAACGGTCGCCGGCAGCACGCTCTCGCGGTACTCCTCGCTCTGCTCGGCGAACCACTCCAGGCACGGCGCGCTCACCACGCGTGCGCCGACGCCGTCGGCCGCGAGCCGCTCGCGCGCCTCGACCGCCAGCTGCACCTCGGAGCCGGTCGCGATGAGCAGCACGTCGACGGACCCGGTGGGGGAGTCGGCCAGCACGTAGGCGCCGCGACGCACACCCTCGGCGGCCTGCTCGGCCGTCGCGAACTCGCCGCCCCGGGGCAGCACGGGCACGTTCTGACGCGTGAGCGCGATACCGGTCGGCCCCGCGTGACGGCTCAGCACCTCGTGCCACACCACCGCGGTCTCGTTGGCGTCGGCGGGGCGCGCCATCGCGAGGTTCGGGATCGCGCGCAGCGAGGCCAGGTGCTCGATCGGCTGGTGGGTCGGGCCGTCCTCGCCGAGGGCGATGGAATCGTGCGTCCACACGAAGATGCTCGGCACGTTCATCAGCGCCGCCAGGCGCACCGCAGGGCGCATGTAGTCGGCGAACTGCAGGAAGGTGCCGCCGTAGCTGCGCGTCGGACCGTGCAGCTGGATGCCGTTGAGGATCGCGGCCATCGCGTGCTCGCGGATGCCGAAGTGCAGCACACGACCGTAGGGGTCGCCCTGCCACGCCGACGTCGAGCGGCGGCTCGGCACGAACGAGGGCGCGCCCGGGATCGTGGTGTTGTTCGAGCCCGCGAGGTCGGCGGATCCGCCCCACAGCTCGGGCATGATCGGCCCCAGAGCGGCGAGCACCTTGCCGCTCGCGGACCGCGTCGCCACGCTCTCGCCCGGCTCGAAGACAGGCAGCGCCTCGGCCGCGCCCTCGGGCAGCTCGCCGGCCTCGAGACGGTCGAGCAGCGCCTTGCGTTCGGGGTTGGCGGCGGCCCACTCGTCGAAGGAGCGCTGCCACTCGGCGTGCCGCTCGGCACCGCGCTCAACCGCCTTGCGCGTGTGCTCGATCACCTCGGAGGCGACCGCGAAGTGCTGCTCGGGGTCGAAGCCCAGCGCCCGCTTGAGGGCCGCGAGCTCGTCGCCGCCCAGCTTCGAGCCGTGGATGCCGCCGGTGTTCTGCTTGCCGGGGGAGGGCCAGCCGATGATCGTCTTCAGGATGATGAGGCTCGGCTTCGAGGTCTCGGCCTGCGCCGCCTCGATCGCACGATTCAGCTCGACCAGATCCTCGACGTACTCGCCCGTCTTCTTCCAGTCGACCTCGATCACCTGCCAGCCGTAGGCCTCGTAGCGCTTCGCGACGTCTTCGGAGAACGAGATGTCGGTGTCGTCCTCGATCGAGATCTGATTGGAGTCGTAGATCGCGATGAGGTTGCCGAGCTCCTGGTGGCCGGCGAGCGACGAGGCCTCGGCCGTCACGCCCTCCTGCAGGTCGCCGTCACCCGCGACCACGTAGACGAAGTGGTCGAACGGGCTGCTGCCGGGAGCAGCCTCCGGGTCGAAGAGGCCGCGCTCGTAGCGGGCCGCGTAGGCGAAGCCGACGGCCGACGCGAGCCCCTGCCCGAGCGGGCCCGTCGTGATCTCGACACCGTCGGTGTGGCCGTACTCGGGGTGCCCGGGCGTCTTCGAACCCCACGTGCGCAGCGCCTTCAGATCGTCGAGCTCGAGACCGTACCCGCCGAGGTACAGCTGCACGTACTGGGTGAGCGACGAGTGGCCCACCGACAGGATGAAGCGGTCGCGGCCGATCCAGCCCGCGTCGGCAGGATCGTGGCGCATCACCCGCTGATGCAGCAGATAGGCGAGAGGCGCGAGGCTGATCGCGGTGCCCGGGTGGCCGTTGCCCACCTTCTCCACCGCGTCAGCCGCCAGCACCCGCGCGGTGTTCACCGCGAGATCATCGAGCTCGTCCCACTGCAGTTCGTTTCCCAAGAGACACCTTTCGACGGGAAGAATCCGAGCGCGTTCGCGCACACACCGACAATCTTACGGCAGCCGGGGTAGCATAGAGGGTGATGTCCACCGAGATCTCAGCCCAGTCGCAGGCCGCATCGCACACCGAGCAGGCTCGGCCCCGCCGCCCCTTCGGACGCGTCGTCAAGAACTACGTCGCGCTCACCAAACCGCGCGTCATGGAACTGCTGCTCGTGGTGACCGTTCCGGCCATGATCCTCGCCGAACGCGGCCTGCCCGACCTGTGGCTGGTGCTCGCCACGCTCATCGGCGGCGCGATGAGCGCAGGATCGGCCGGCGCCTTCAACTGCTACATCGACCGCGAGGCCGACCGCCTCATGAAGCGCACCAAGAACCGGCCGCTCGTCACGGACGAGATCTCGGATCGCAACGCGCTCGTGTTCGCCTGGGTGCTCGGCGTGATCTCGATCGTGTGGCTCTACGCCACCACCAACTGGCTGGCCGCCGTGCTCGGCGCGGCCGCCATCTTTACCTACGTGGTCGTCTACACGATGTGGCTCAAGGGCCGCAGCGAGCAGAACATCATCTGGGGCGGGATCGCGGGCTGCTTCCCCGTGCTCATCGGCTGGGCCGCGGTGACCGGCTCCCTCGGCTGGCCCGCCTGGGTGTTCTTCATCATCATCTTCCTCTGGACTCCGGCCCACTACTGGCCGCTGTCGATGCGCTACCGCGAGGACTACGCGGCGGCGGGCGTCCCCATGCTCGGTGTCGTGCGCGGCCGCGCGACCGTCGGCCTGCAGGTCATCCTCTATACCTGGGCCACTGTCGCGTCGAGCCTGCTGCTCATCCCCGCGCCCGGCATCGGCTGGCTGTACACCGCCGTCGCACTGCTCTCGGGTGGCTACTTCATCCTGCAGGCGCACCGTCTCTACGGCAGCGCGATCCGCGGGCAGGAGGGCAAGCCCATGCAGGTGTTCCACGGCTCCATCACCTACCTCTCCGTGCTGTCGCTCGCGATCGCGATCGATCCGCTGCTGCCGTTCTGAGTCGTGGGCGCCTGAGGTTCGGGCTCCCTGATGCGGCGTTCCCTGACTCGCAGGCTCCGACTTGCGAGGTCGATTCGAGGGTTCGATTCGTGCACGGCTGATCCTGCCGGCCCCTGACTCAGCATCCTTAGGCATGCAGGCTCCGCGGCCTGTGGGTTGCGCGCCTTCGACTCGCGAATCCTCGCTTTGAAAGTTCGCAGCTTGCGAGACCGCGCCTTGCGAGATCTTGGCTCGCGAACCCTCGCCTTGGACGATCACGGCTTGGAAGATCGTGGCTTGCCGCACTCCGGTCTGCCGATCCCGCGTCGGCCGTCTCCGCGCGGAGGGGTGCACACCCGAGCCGCTACGCTGACTCCATGAGTCAGCAGGCATCCGAACTCCGCTCGAGCACCGCAGTCGTCACTCTCGGCAGGCCCGATCCGACGCCGGACGGCCCGCTCAAC
The genomic region above belongs to Leucobacter muris and contains:
- the tal gene encoding transaldolase, with protein sequence MSESTRALSRAGVSIWLDDLSRSRLDSGELRALIASHDVVGVTTNPTIFAGAIGSGVGYGERISACAGPGLDVASTIVELTTADVADACDVFAEVYAESGGRDGRVSIEVEPGLARDTAGTVAQARELWAKVDRPNAMIKIPATVEGLEAITETIAAGISVNVTLIFSLERYRQVINAYLTGLERARAAGHDLSGIHSVASFFVSRVDSEIDARLTAVGTAEALALKGQAGVANARLAYEVFEQAFDTERARLLLDLGANAQRPLWASTGVKDPSLRDTLYVEELVAPQTVNTMPEATLNAFADHGEVRGETVTSEYLESNQLLNAIDALGIDYGEVTEKLELEGLQKFDASWAELCGTVERALAD
- a CDS encoding glucose-6-phosphate isomerase is translated as MAGIGIAFGDDIERVNGGRTAELVEELVRGRVASRIFAHDATLWGAEAEAEAAIRLGWTDFEPAAAELIPRIESLRAEFASAGVDRFVLCGMGGSSLAPAVLARWAGVELTMIDSTHPAAVARVLSGDLARTAVVVSSKSGSTIETRSHLATFEQAFRAAGIDPASRVVIVTDPGSPLDEESRAAGRRVFNADPNVGGRFSALTAFGLVPSGLAGVDIRRLVAEAAEVRGLLARDTADNPALRLAAALAGGLPRRFVLAVRETRSARWGLGSWIEQLIAESTGKDGHGVLPIALHESAPELRETPAQAVVVSVADGDARGAIEPAPEAGVLVSAPLGAQMLLWEVATSALGRLMGIDPFDQPDVEAAKVAARAALAEADGSSSPTAQALSAGEVLRRLREAVPSDGYLAIQAYVDPNGALAEPLGELRDRLATTLGVPVALGFGPSYLHSVGQLHKGGRALGAFLQIGDVGAPDVPIPDSQSFGVLIAAQARGDREVLAERGRPVVALTLPYGDRSALDPLLAEI
- the tkt gene encoding transketolase, which translates into the protein MGNELQWDELDDLAVNTARVLAADAVEKVGNGHPGTAISLAPLAYLLHQRVMRHDPADAGWIGRDRFILSVGHSSLTQYVQLYLGGYGLELDDLKALRTWGSKTPGHPEYGHTDGVEITTGPLGQGLASAVGFAYAARYERGLFDPEAAPGSSPFDHFVYVVAGDGDLQEGVTAEASSLAGHQELGNLIAIYDSNQISIEDDTDISFSEDVAKRYEAYGWQVIEVDWKKTGEYVEDLVELNRAIEAAQAETSKPSLIILKTIIGWPSPGKQNTGGIHGSKLGGDELAALKRALGFDPEQHFAVASEVIEHTRKAVERGAERHAEWQRSFDEWAAANPERKALLDRLEAGELPEGAAEALPVFEPGESVATRSASGKVLAALGPIMPELWGGSADLAGSNNTTIPGAPSFVPSRRSTSAWQGDPYGRVLHFGIREHAMAAILNGIQLHGPTRSYGGTFLQFADYMRPAVRLAALMNVPSIFVWTHDSIALGEDGPTHQPIEHLASLRAIPNLAMARPADANETAVVWHEVLSRHAGPTGIALTRQNVPVLPRGGEFATAEQAAEGVRRGAYVLADSPTGSVDVLLIATGSEVQLAVEARERLAADGVGARVVSAPCLEWFAEQSEEYRESVLPATVPARVSVEAGLALGWERYVGDRGRSVSIEHFGASADYETLFREFGITTEAVVDAARESIAHVARSLGAGERSLAEVAR
- a CDS encoding heme o synthase: MSTEISAQSQAASHTEQARPRRPFGRVVKNYVALTKPRVMELLLVVTVPAMILAERGLPDLWLVLATLIGGAMSAGSAGAFNCYIDREADRLMKRTKNRPLVTDEISDRNALVFAWVLGVISIVWLYATTNWLAAVLGAAAIFTYVVVYTMWLKGRSEQNIIWGGIAGCFPVLIGWAAVTGSLGWPAWVFFIIIFLWTPAHYWPLSMRYREDYAAAGVPMLGVVRGRATVGLQVILYTWATVASSLLLIPAPGIGWLYTAVALLSGGYFILQAHRLYGSAIRGQEGKPMQVFHGSITYLSVLSLAIAIDPLLPF